In Desulfosediminicola ganghwensis, a single window of DNA contains:
- a CDS encoding 2,3-bisphosphoglycerate-dependent phosphoglycerate mutase, with amino-acid sequence MESRHKLVLLRHGLSDWNQQNRFTGWQDVDLAEAGIAEAHKAGAALREAGYRFDVAYTSLLKRAIRTLWIVLDELDRQVLVDRPDIHGREAILKIHSRNVIFGPDVDLGKIAGRTPGFVGADLANIINEASLRAQGVLNDLAHILFEKESVQGEELRKMLSVAPSGMANISPEQPSSNSAGKSDNENVDHSGNTEKST; translated from the coding sequence ATGGAGAGCAGGCACAAACTTGTACTCCTGCGGCACGGGTTAAGTGACTGGAACCAGCAGAACCGCTTTACCGGTTGGCAAGACGTAGACCTTGCCGAAGCCGGAATCGCCGAGGCACATAAGGCTGGTGCTGCCTTGCGCGAGGCGGGATACCGGTTCGATGTCGCCTACACCTCTTTACTCAAGCGAGCTATTCGAACGCTATGGATCGTTTTGGACGAACTCGATCGGCAGGTCCTGGTCGACCGACCGGATATCCATGGACGTGAAGCCATCCTGAAGATCCATTCCAGAAATGTGATTTTTGGTCCCGATGTCGACCTCGGCAAAATCGCCGGTCGCACACCGGGTTTTGTCGGGGCGGACCTGGCCAACATTATCAATGAAGCTTCTCTCAGAGCGCAGGGTGTCTTGAATGATCTGGCCCATATCCTTTTTGAAAAGGAAAGCGTGCAGGGAGAGGAGCTGAGGAAGATGCTGTCAGTAGCCCCATCGGGAATGGCGAACATATCTCCCGAGCAGCCATCCTCGAACAGCGCCGGAA